The window GGAACTGGGGTCCTTCGCTTGGAATCCGACCCGAATTTGTGCCCGCTATCGCCGTCATGCTGCTGGCGTTGCCGGGCGTGACTCTTTACCGGGTGAGCACCGCGATTTCGCGGGGCATGACGGTGATGCACCACGACATCTATTCGCGGGGCTTGACCGAAAGCTTCGGAACGGCCGGGGCGCTTCTGCTTGCCTTTGCGCTGGGGGTCAGGGATCTCGCGCCCGAAATCGCCGCCATCGTGGGGACGCTTGCCTCCGGCGTCGTCGCGTTCATTCTCGCGCGGCGTTTATTTTCCTTCGGACCAACCCCCGGCTCATCCGATGACGACCTGGTGCCCCGGCTCCTGAGCGCTTCGGCGCCGATTGCTCTCTACGATTTGCTCAACATCGGCATCATGCGGATCGACCTCATCATGCTGGGATGGTTCGTCGGGCGCGCCCCGGGCGTAACTCTGGAGACCCTCGGCATCTATGCCGCAGCGCTCGAAGTCGGCGGCGGCCTCCGCAAAGTAAGCCAGTCGTTCACCCCGATCTTTACGCCGATCGTGGCGCGGCAAATCGCGGCCGGCCAGATCCGTTCGGCCGAGGCGAGTTACGCTTATCTTGCGCGTTGGATGCTCGCGTTGTTGTTGCCATCGGTTGGCGTCCTGTCCCTGGCTGGGGGCGCCATCATGATGATCTTCGGCCCCGCTTTTCAGCGTGGCGGCGTCTGGGCCGCCATCATCGGCGGAGCTTGCGCTCTGAATGCGTTCGTCGGTCTCGGCGAAACGATTCTGATGGTCGAGCGGCCCAAGATCAATCTTATGAACTCCACCATCGC is drawn from Chthoniobacterales bacterium and contains these coding sequences:
- a CDS encoding oligosaccharide flippase family protein, with protein sequence MEADPVAETLATDNSADGVVLARGVFINAIAFLASNLRGIFTFLVARLFGSVALGIFGLAWATMDLVSKFSTLGFDYSAIAFIAKAEGAGNRASSRRVMNTALAVSFGSSLLLAAGGFLAVWNWGPSLGIRPEFVPAIAVMLLALPGVTLYRVSTAISRGMTVMHHDIYSRGLTESFGTAGALLLAFALGVRDLAPEIAAIVGTLASGVVAFILARRLFSFGPTPGSSDDDLVPRLLSASAPIALYDLLNIGIMRIDLIMLGWFVGRAPGVTLETLGIYAAALEVGGGLRKVSQSFTPIFTPIVARQIAAGQIRSAEASYAYLARWMLALLLPSVGVLSLAGGAIMMIFGPAFQRGGVWAAIIGGACALNAFVGLGETILMVERPKINLMNSTIAFVAAVGLNLILIPAFGAPGAALGIFTPYVIKGVLRWIEIAWLVEWRWPWRALAKPWIAALAPLPFAVLLRLTLHGPWMEIASAALYLAGYFLAWRIFGLDQSDRAVLDQLFKRKSAVPPAATGGD